CCGTGTCGAGGCAGCCCACCGGCGAACACACGGGCGATCTCCTGGGCGACCCGCGTGCGCTGGCTGCGCTCGGAGGCGCCGGACAGGAAGGCACGGTGGGAGGAGACGACCACGTCGGGCCGTGCCACGAGTCGTCGGTTGACCTCGTCTACGTTCGGGTCCTCCGGGGTGAACACATCCGAGGCGTAGCCGGCTAGGCGCCCTGCCACCAGGGCCCGCTCGACCGCGGCTGAGTCGACGAGCGGACCGCGAGCGGCGTTGACCAGCACCGTGCCCGGCCGGGCGGCCGCGAGGGCCTCGTCGTCGACCAGCGACCGGGTCTCGTCGGTGAGCTCGGCGTGCAGCACGACGGCATCGCTGGACCGGAAGAGGTCGTAAAGGGTGTCGACTGCGCCCACGTGGTATCCGCTCATGAGGTCGGCCGGGACGTACGGGTCGTAGGCGACGATTCTCCCGTAGAAGGCCTGGAGGCGACGGGCCGTGGCACGACCGATGCGACCGAAGCCGACGATCCCCACGGTGCAGTCTGCGAGCCGGCGCGGGACGGCACTGCTGAAGATGCCCCAGCCGCCGGCCTTGATCAGGCGGTCCTGGTCGCACACCTGTCGCTCCAAGGCGAGCAGCAGGGCGAGCGAGTGGGTGCTCACCTCGTCCACGCAGTAGTCGGGCAGGTGGAACGACGTCATATCGCGTTCGCGTAGCAGCGGCACGTTGAGGTTGTCGATGCCGACGCCCTGGCGAGCGATGACCCGGCAGCTGCCGGATAGCGCGTCACACAGCTCCTCGGTCACCTGGGCCCGGTAGACCACCAGCGCGTCGGCGCCATCGACCCAGTCGAGGAACTCCGGGCCCTCGGTCACGAAGGCGTCGCCGTGCCACATCCCCAGGTCGATCTGCACGCCCGTGCCGAGGACCTCGCGTTCGAGGTCCGCGCGGGCAGGGTCGGGCCCACCGAGGGCCGGGTCCAGCGCCCACGCCGGGTCCGTGTAGACCACGCGCCGCGCCTTCACAGCACGACCGTCTTTGTCACGCACATGGCCTCCATCGCCCATCGGGCTCCCTCTCGACCCAGGCCGCTGTGCTTCACCCCGCCGAACGGGATTGCCGGCGAGCTGAACTGCGGCCCGTCGTTGAGGACCACCGTCCCCACCCGCAGGTCCTCCGCCATCCGCATGAGGGTCTGGTGGTCCCGCGAGAACACGCCGGTCTGGAGACCGAACGGACCCGCGTTGACCATTGCGACCGCGTCCTCTGCCCCCGCGACCTCGAGCACCGGCGCGACGGGACCGAACGTCTCCTCGGCCACCAGGGACGATTCGGCAGGCACCCGGTCCAGGACGGTGGGCCAGTACTGGGCGCCCGAGCGACGCCCGCCGAGCAGCAGCCGCGCCCCGGCGTCCATCGCCTCGCGGACACGGTCCTCTACGGTGCGCGCGGCGGCGTCGCTGATCAAGGTGCCCATGTCGGTCGCGGGGTCCGCGGGGTCTCCCACGCGGATGAGGCCGGCACGCTCGACGAGCAGCTCGGTGAACTGAGCCGCGACCGGGCGCGCCACGAGGATCCGCTTGACGCCGCGGCACGACTGTCCGGCGCTGTCGAAGGAGCCCTTGGCGGCTGCGGCCGCGGCGGCCGGAAGATCGGCGTCCTCCAGCACGACCAAGGCCCCGACATCCCCCAGCTCCATGGCGAGCCGACACATGGGAGCGCGAGCGGCAATGCTCCGACCCACCGCCGAGCTCCCCGTGAAGGTCACCATGTCGACGAGCCCGGTCCCGAGCGCCGCCTCGACCAGGGGCGCGGGGCTGCCGGTGACCACGGAGACCATTGCGGCGGGCAGACCGACCTCAAGCAGCAGCTCCACGAACTTGATGGCGGTCAGCGGCGCCTTCTCCGAAGGCTTCAGGACCACGCTGTTGTTGGTCGCGATGGCCGGGGCCAGCTTCACCACTACCTGGTTGAGCGGCCGGTTGAAGGGCGTGACGGCGAGGACGACGCCTACCGGCTCGAGCAGCGTCATCGCGTGCCGGGGCGGCGCCCCGGGCACGACGTCCGTGACCATGGACCCGCCCCGCAGTCCGGACATCTCCGCCGCGGTGGTGCGCAGGAGGGCGGCCGCCTGGTCCACCTCGCGCAGGGCCGCGGTGTGCGCCATCCCCGACTCCAGCCGGATCGATGTCGCGAACCCCTCAGAGTCCGCCAGCAGCCCGTCGGCCGCGCCCTCGAGGATCGCCCGGCGCTGGTGGGGGCGCAGGGTCCAGCGGTTCGCCGCGGCCAGTTGCACCGCCTCCACCATGTCGCGCGGGTCTCCGTCGGCAGCACAGCCGACGACGGCCCCGGAGTACGGGTCGCGGACCTCGAGCTCGGCCGACCCGCTGCGCCAC
The window above is part of the Nocardioides campestrisoli genome. Proteins encoded here:
- a CDS encoding C-terminal binding protein, which codes for MVYTDPAWALDPALGGPDPARADLEREVLGTGVQIDLGMWHGDAFVTEGPEFLDWVDGADALVVYRAQVTEELCDALSGSCRVIARQGVGIDNLNVPLLRERDMTSFHLPDYCVDEVSTHSLALLLALERQVCDQDRLIKAGGWGIFSSAVPRRLADCTVGIVGFGRIGRATARRLQAFYGRIVAYDPYVPADLMSGYHVGAVDTLYDLFRSSDAVVLHAELTDETRSLVDDEALAAARPGTVLVNAARGPLVDSAAVERALVAGRLAGYASDVFTPEDPNVDEVNRRLVARPDVVVSSHRAFLSGASERSQRTRVAQEIARVFAGGLPRHGRLS
- a CDS encoding aldehyde dehydrogenase family protein yields the protein MSAAQMLVGGTWRSGSAELEVRDPYSGAVVGCAADGDPRDMVEAVQLAAANRWTLRPHQRRAILEGAADGLLADSEGFATSIRLESGMAHTAALREVDQAAALLRTTAAEMSGLRGGSMVTDVVPGAPPRHAMTLLEPVGVVLAVTPFNRPLNQVVVKLAPAIATNNSVVLKPSEKAPLTAIKFVELLLEVGLPAAMVSVVTGSPAPLVEAALGTGLVDMVTFTGSSAVGRSIAARAPMCRLAMELGDVGALVVLEDADLPAAAAAAAKGSFDSAGQSCRGVKRILVARPVAAQFTELLVERAGLIRVGDPADPATDMGTLISDAAARTVEDRVREAMDAGARLLLGGRRSGAQYWPTVLDRVPAESSLVAEETFGPVAPVLEVAGAEDAVAMVNAGPFGLQTGVFSRDHQTLMRMAEDLRVGTVVLNDGPQFSSPAIPFGGVKHSGLGREGARWAMEAMCVTKTVVL